From one Bradyrhizobium sp. Ash2021 genomic stretch:
- a CDS encoding CpaF family protein, producing the protein MPSSLRARVEMPASLRERVIEQIEPSVAATVSRDVLRRQIEEIIHGIANQDRLELSGREQFQLADEIADDMTGYGPLRPLLMDQSINDIMVNGPSNVYVERNGKLERIAIRFRDNAHIASVAQKIAAQVGRRVDESSPMVDCRLPDGSRVNIIFPPLAIHSPCISIRKFPSRRLDMAGMIQNGSLTSAMGKLLEIAARSRLNVLVSGGTGSGKTTLLNAMSQFIDHSERVVTIEDAAELQLQQPHVISLETRPPSLEGTGQVTQRDLVWNALRMRPDRIVVGEVRGPEAFDMLQAMNTGHDGSISTVHANSARDALTRIENMVQMGQPNLPLRAIRSQIVAALDIIVQVERMRDGQRRVIQISEVIGLEGDVITTNDIAAFEYEEEDVHGRISGTYRSTQAIPKFKSRLTYFGLDRAWVDAMRQL; encoded by the coding sequence ATGCCATCTTCGCTGCGCGCGCGCGTCGAGATGCCAGCATCACTGCGCGAACGGGTCATTGAGCAGATTGAGCCATCGGTGGCGGCAACTGTTTCGCGCGATGTGCTCCGGCGGCAGATCGAGGAAATCATCCATGGCATCGCCAACCAGGACCGACTCGAATTGTCAGGTCGCGAGCAGTTTCAGCTAGCAGACGAGATAGCGGACGACATGACCGGCTATGGGCCGCTCCGTCCGCTCCTGATGGATCAGTCGATTAACGATATCATGGTCAACGGACCAAGTAACGTCTATGTCGAGCGCAACGGCAAGCTGGAACGAATCGCGATAAGATTCCGCGACAATGCTCACATCGCATCGGTGGCGCAGAAGATTGCGGCGCAGGTTGGACGGCGCGTTGACGAATCAAGTCCGATGGTGGATTGCCGCCTGCCGGATGGCAGCCGGGTCAACATCATCTTTCCGCCGCTGGCGATCCATAGCCCCTGCATTTCCATCCGAAAATTTCCAAGTCGCCGTTTGGATATGGCCGGTATGATCCAAAACGGCTCACTGACTTCGGCCATGGGAAAATTGCTGGAGATTGCTGCCCGGTCTCGCCTCAATGTTCTGGTCTCTGGCGGTACTGGTTCAGGCAAGACGACGCTGTTGAACGCTATGAGCCAATTCATTGATCACAGTGAACGCGTTGTCACCATCGAGGATGCGGCAGAGTTGCAGCTCCAACAACCGCACGTGATCAGCTTGGAAACCCGGCCTCCTAGCCTCGAAGGCACGGGGCAGGTGACACAACGTGATCTGGTGTGGAATGCCCTGCGCATGCGTCCTGACCGGATCGTCGTAGGCGAGGTGCGCGGCCCTGAAGCATTTGATATGCTGCAAGCGATGAACACAGGTCATGATGGTTCGATCTCCACGGTGCATGCCAACTCAGCCCGCGACGCACTGACTCGAATTGAAAACATGGTTCAGATGGGGCAGCCAAATCTGCCGCTACGGGCGATTCGGTCTCAGATCGTCGCTGCGTTGGACATCATCGTGCAAGTAGAACGCATGCGGGATGGACAGCGTCGCGTCATCCAGATTAGCGAGGTGATCGGCCTGGAAGGCGATGTGATCACCACCAATGACATCGCGGCGTTCGAGTACGAAGAGGAGGATGTTCACGGGCGGATATCGGGTACCTATAGGTCCACCCAAGCAATCCCGAAATTCAAGAGCCGTCTTACCTATTTTGGGCTTGATCGAGCCTGGGTTGACGCCATGAGGCAGCTATGA
- a CDS encoding type II secretion system F family protein, with amino-acid sequence MMAEPLIIIVLVLVLCAAAETLWLDARHRRFDRQLAIALPTSDPARLPSIRRLQAGSRWRFFHRFANFSPEMAYDWHPAYVLLAGAIAAVAVFYANSLLGFSTFYVSLAAAIVDIMVVRGLFGWQRRRLANQLFRQLPDTIQLVTSTVRSGLPVNEAFRTIAREMPEPTAGQFAIVCNEVRLGRPPEEAIEDVYWRTQVAEYGIFAMTLAVQLKSGGSLSETLQTLGDTVSQRVALAARAKALAGEVIFSSRALAISPLVVGAILYWVNPQSIDLLFTDPTGNMLLAYAVTSVVMGHLVISWMIRRETKL; translated from the coding sequence ATGATGGCGGAGCCTTTGATTATCATTGTCCTGGTGCTCGTCCTATGCGCAGCGGCCGAGACGTTATGGCTCGACGCACGACACAGGCGCTTCGATCGTCAACTAGCGATCGCTCTACCAACCTCAGACCCTGCGAGGCTGCCCTCCATTCGTCGGTTACAAGCCGGGTCCCGGTGGCGGTTTTTCCACCGCTTTGCCAATTTCAGTCCCGAGATGGCTTACGACTGGCACCCCGCGTATGTGCTGCTTGCCGGTGCCATCGCAGCAGTGGCAGTCTTTTATGCTAATAGCCTACTGGGATTTTCCACCTTCTACGTGTCCCTCGCGGCTGCAATTGTCGACATCATGGTGGTGCGAGGTCTGTTTGGATGGCAGCGCCGTCGCCTCGCCAATCAACTGTTTCGACAGCTACCTGACACGATCCAGCTGGTGACAAGTACCGTTCGATCCGGGCTGCCTGTGAACGAAGCATTTCGCACTATCGCGCGCGAGATGCCCGAGCCAACTGCTGGGCAGTTTGCCATCGTATGTAACGAAGTAAGGTTGGGGAGACCTCCAGAGGAAGCTATCGAGGATGTCTATTGGCGAACGCAGGTGGCAGAGTATGGAATCTTTGCGATGACGCTGGCAGTCCAGTTGAAGTCGGGTGGCAGTTTGAGCGAAACCTTGCAGACACTGGGAGACACTGTGAGTCAGCGTGTTGCGCTAGCTGCGCGCGCGAAGGCTTTGGCAGGAGAGGTGATCTTTTCCTCACGAGCGCTTGCAATCTCACCCTTGGTTGTTGGAGCGATACTATACTGGGTCAATCCGCAATCAATTGATCTACTGTTCACGGATCCGACTGGAAACATGCTCCTGGCCTACGCGGTCACCTCGGTGGTTATGGGGCACCTGGTTATAAGCTGGATGATCAGAAGGGAAACAAAACTATGA